TTATTAAGCCAACAATTGAAACACATTCAAGACTTTCAAGTGGGGTAAAGAGTAGGGGCAGGAGCGAAGGGCTCCCACCCCAACTATTGACGTAGAACCTTCAAATCAACGAACTATATAAGACCTATCTGATGTAATTTTTTCTGTGATATCCTCGCTTCAAAGAATGTGAAGGGCGGGGCGCATTGAGGAATTGGTTAGAATGCGGTTTATTCACTGCTAACGGTCCGACTTACAGGTACTGCTTGAAGTCAATGAAATTTCGTTTTGCTACGTGGAAAGCCTCCTCCATAAGTATTATTCATCGGGAGGTGTATTCTCAATAGAAATGCGTCGTTGCTGGGCTTTTGGAAAAGGGTGATTCATGGATACATTCGTGCCTGGTCGCGTACGACGAAAAGCAAGACATAAAAGACCGTAATGATACGTTGCATCAACATGGTTGGTGTCGACTGAAAAAGGCAATGAGATTTCTTTACTGAACTGACCTTTAGGAATTTCCTCTGATAAAACCTCTCCCTCTCCTTTCTTTTGGTATACGTCTCTTTGCAGTCCTTTCCCCTTGACGAGCAATGTTTGATGACCTTTGACAGTAACGTGAATATCATTTAGATTTTTCAAACCAGGAATGGCGAGATATAGCAGAAGTTCGTCAGGAGTGGCGACGACATCACACAGTGCGATTTGTGCTTGCCAAACATCATTAAATTCCTTCCAAAATGGTTCAGCAAACATATCACTCATATTAAACCAATTGTTTTCCTTCACAAGAACCCCCTCCTTTAACAGGACCAAAAACGTTTTTCGTAACAGGATATGATTTGTTTATGTAGACATGTGAAAAACAGCGGTCATTTCTGCAAAAAAACTGTCATCACGGTGCTGAAGGTGCTCATTCTTATTGACAAAGAGGCGCTCCATGTGACAGGATGTGTTTGCTATCATTTGCAAAATGAGCAAGTGATCAGAATGATGTTAAATCAGAAAGGTCATTATAGAAGTGGGGAAGGAGGATCAGTCATGCTAGACAATGGTCTGATCATGGTATGTATTATTTTGGTGATTAATAT
This genomic window from Litoribacterium kuwaitense contains:
- a CDS encoding Hsp20/alpha crystallin family protein, which codes for MKENNWFNMSDMFAEPFWKEFNDVWQAQIALCDVVATPDELLLYLAIPGLKNLNDIHVTVKGHQTLLVKGKGLQRDVYQKKGEGEVLSEEIPKGQFSKEISLPFSVDTNHVDATYHYGLLCLAFRRTRPGTNVSMNHPFPKAQQRRISIENTPPDE